Proteins encoded in a region of the Zea mays cultivar B73 chromosome 2, Zm-B73-REFERENCE-NAM-5.0, whole genome shotgun sequence genome:
- the LOC100282182 gene encoding Transcription factor RF2a, which yields MNKDKAPMPGDGGPSDGLPPQSTRRAGAPPSSSTPPLECDISRMPDFPTRSTGHRRAHSEILGLPDDLDLSAPGGGEGPSLSDENDEELFSMFLDVDKLNSSCGASSEAEAESSSAAGGGGEGAELADAPRPRHQHSQSMDGSMSIKAEQLVGAPGMEGMSSAEAKKAVSAAKLAELALVDPKRAKRIWANRQSAARSKERKMQYIGELELKVQTLQTEATTLSAQLALLQRDTTGLTTENSELKIRLQTMEQQVHLQDALNDTLKTEVQRLKVATGQVGNGGGGMMLNFGAMPRLVGGNQQMFHSSQAMQSVLATHQLQQLQLHSQPQQQQLHSLQLQQVARDLKMKGHLGGQGQWGDGKSGSGSRSSGS from the exons ATGAACAAAGACAAAGCTCCGATGCCGGGAGACGGCGGCCCCAGCGACGGCTTGCCGCCGCAGTCCACGCGCCGTGCCGGGGCGCCGCCCTCGTCGTCTACCCCGCCGCTGGAGTGCGACATCAGCCGCATGCCGGACTTCCCTACCCGGAGCACCGGCCACCGGCGTGCGCACTCCGAGATCCTGGGCCTACCCGACGACCTCGACCTCAGTGCTCCCGGAGGCGGCGAAGGACCGTCGCTGTCGGACGAGAACGATGAGGAGCTCTTCTCCATGTTCCTTGACGTCGACAAGCTGAACTCATCGTGCGGGGCGTCGtcggaggccgaggctgagtcctccTCGGCCGCGGGTGGCGGCGGTGAGGGGGCTGAGCTGGCCGACGCGCCCAGGCCAAGGCATCAGCACAGCCAGTCCATGGATGGGTCCATGTCGATCAAGGCGGAACAGCTGGTGGGTGCGCCGGGGATGGAGGGGATGTCATCTGCAGAGGCCAAGAAAGCAGTGTCTGCGGCGAAACTGGCTGAGCTTGCTCTTGTTGACCCAAAGAGGGCTAAAAG GATTTGGGCTAATAGACAATCTGCTGCAAGATCAAAGGAAAGGAAGATGCAATATATTGGCGAACTCGAGCTCAAGGTGCAAACCCTGCAAACAGAAGCCACAACATTGTCAGCTCAGCTAGCATTGCTGCAG AGAGACACCACTGGGCTAACAACCGAGAATAGTGAGCTGAAGATTCGCCTGCAGACCATGGAACAACAAGTCCACTTACAAGATG CTTTGAATGACACCCTGAAAACAGAGGTCCAGCGGCTGAAGGTGGCAACAGGACAGGTGGGCAATGGTGGTGGAGGGATGATGCTGAACTTTGGGGCCATGCCACGCCTGGTCGGAGGCAACCAGCAGATGTTCCACAGCAGCCAAGCGATGCAATCCGTGCTGGCGACGCACCAGCTGCAGCAGCTCCAGCTCCACTCccagcctcagcagcagcaactgCACTCGCTGCAGCTCCAGCAGGTGGCGAGAGACCTCAAGATGAAAGGGCATCTGGGCGGCCAAGGCCAGTGGGGCGATGGGAAGTCTGGGAGTGGGAGCAGGAGCAGCGGCAGCTGA